TAGGTTGGGTCAATTTGGATATGGTCGATTCgaatttcaaacattttgagttgttttgaattaaatcattttcaagtttAAGTTAATTTTGAGTGTTAAACCGtgatagttttctttttttagtgtattttaattgtttatctTAATTTTGCTTGCGAATAAAGAGATAGtacaaaattttccattaaatGTTTATTGTATTTGCAATTTAATATAGATGTTATAAGATATATCTtgaaatttcatgttttatgaaaataaaaaatgataattacaatttgtaaattataaattacaataatttaagttctatatgtaattttattaaattattttaaaaaatactttattcGAACTACTTGTTCAGATCATTTTAGTTTCAAGCTAATTGATTGGATTAGGTTTAAATTATTGGTCAAATTCTCGTGTTCgaataaaaattgattaagtccaaattttactttgtattgtcatacaaatttataaattttggggGGATTAAACTAACATTTCACCATTTTGAGAGCCAAAACCCTTACCCCTCGGTCGTCCTACCTACTtttttagaaagtaaatataaaaagttagagaaatgattgtatgaaacagtgattattaaattattaaattattcattattatgattatgaattttcatttatCTATGTCTAAACGGAGTCAAAAATATATTCTATTTATCTAGTTAGTtggaaatgttttttttttcaattgaaaattctcaataaataataattcttattaGAATTAGGGCAAGTTTCATGTCAATGTCAAAATACCTCATTTGTTGCAACACTCcttttaacaataaataagaaataagtaaataataaataagaaataagggGTTCTCTTGAACTAAGAAGGGGAAGGAAGAAAGCGAGTACGTTGACCAACTCCAGGTCCAATAGAAGCAAGCCTGACAGCCAACTCGAAAGCAATAACGGAAGCAACAGAAATCAGTAGATTCATGATAAGTTCCTCAcaccaaaataaagaaatggttaatgatataatcatccaatgaattttgacttaattatattattacatgGCTAAGATTCAACCTGCCGAAGTAACTAAGAACTCCGAACGGAAGTGAGAACATTATTGAATCGTCAGAACTATTTCGGCATCTTTTTTTTAGGTCCCATCTGCTAGATTTTTTTGAATCCGCACATATTTTGttcttccctttcttttttccaACCCATTCTTTGCTTTGAATTCTTcgtttttgtatttattttatctctttattcGTTCAGTTCAGAGTCAAAGACGAAACAGAGGAACTTCTATTCTTCTATTGGAATACCTATCTAAATCCACAGTAGTAGGTTGGATTAGATATATTTTGAGCTCGTATATAACTAGTCAATATTTAATATCTCATATACATGTGTTTCTTACATAACGTAAACCAACTATTCATGTCTTAGTGTCAATTGGATTCTAGAATTATTCCTAAAAGGATAGATAAGAGCTATCTTTTAGCCATTAGATTCCATATACCTAATTTTACCCTCCTTTTTTTtcctaataatttttatatcatttttgtAATGTAAATTCgcctcttccttttatttttatttagcatTATCTCACATGGATACAATCTAAATGGATGAATTCATTAGACCAAATCATTGCATACAAATAAAACATCAATATCGATATTTGATTGAGCTAAGTTcatgcaatttattttattatttatgaaaaaaaattttggtcaatcattaaattgaattaagaaaTCGATTGAAATGAGAATCattctatataaaaaatagCTTTTAAAAATCACAGACCCTAAATTGATACCATAAGAATTCCTATTCTAATTAGGACtcataatattgaaattaaataaacaaaacaatattAAGATAAAGATAATATTGATTGAAggtaaatatgatataaatataagtaataaaaaaatggacCAACCCtgaattttaggaaaaagatcTTTTCAATTAgatctctttccttttttttattacaattctCTAATATCGTAATCTATTTTGTTATTACTCTAGATCGTCGTATTTGTATATTTATGGTCCCTAAGTAAGTAGATTATCTTGAGTTGTGCATACATTGGATTGGACCAAGCTAAGCTAAAAAAGGGCTAGActatttcaaaaacaaaaactagTCAATGATGACCCTCCATGGATTCGCCTATATAAGTCGCAGCTAAAGTTGCAAAAATAAGAGCTTGAATCCCACTTGTAAATAATCCATGGAACATGACAGGTATAGGGACAACTGAAGGTACTAAAGAAACAATAACAACAACTTCTAATTCATCAGCTAATATATTTTCGAAAAgtctaaaacttaattaattaaatttaataaaatcagaCCTATAATTCATACCTTGCACCCAAGTAGCTTGAATAGTGATGCAAAAAATGAGTAGCACCCTCAATTGTTTTTGAAGAGTAAATTCCTTTAACACCTAAAAGTTGAGAAAAAGAACAGCTGATTGAAATATGGAATTTTAAGTTAATCACCTCAGCTAGAAGATTCAAAGAAACATTAACCAGTCAAAATAGATGGAGTAAACCAACAACTGCACAAATTAATGTAGAGAGTGAGACTACAAAGAATAAAACATGAATAAACTCAACCGtttttacatgaaattttaatatggaaGTATCTTACTTAGGTGGCTAACTATAAGGtcagaaaagaaaacaagaggAAAAGAGAACAAAGGGGAGACGCCATTTATGGAGATGCTCAACCTAAGTTCCAAATTACATAATCACAGTTAATGACAAACACAGATTGAAACATGCTAGGAAGTTTAGGCGAAAATTAATTCTGCATCAGATTGCATGCCAATGTCTTGTGCCCTAacatagaaagaaaaaagggtaAAACAATGGGGGCTCAGGCTTGTTTATGTAAAGTTGCACATCAACTGAGAAAGAAGAAACAGAGATCAGGCCCTGAAAGTGCAATGAATAAGACACTAACAAGACAGCCATTAAAACTCAAGATGAGAGAAGAAGAGAGTTAGAACAATTACAGGATAATTGAGAGCAAAGAGAGTTAGAAACCTTTACCTTTCAATGAGCGATAACACTGAAACCCACCAATTGAGAGCAATCGAAAGAGTGAcacagagaaaaagaaaagaaaaaggtcgaCTGGTTGAGAAGGCAAATCGAAAGAGTGACTggttgtaaagaaaaagaaaagaaaaggttcaGAGACAGAGGAAGAGGCGAAGGAATGGGGAAGCCAATCGGGAGGCGAAGGTAGAACGAAGGTAGAACGAAAGAAGAGGCGACGGAATGGGGAAGCCAAtcgggagggtaaaacagagagGGTAAACGATGCAGCACCTAATCTTCTCAAAAGGGCTGTATTACAAATCGGTGGTTTTCACCAATTAGATCTGTATTGTATTACACGTGTATTAGAAACACATTGAACCAAACGACGGAATAAAGATTGAACCAAACGACGGAATAAAGAGGTATTAagtggggcccaccgattaggggtgtattggctaagccaatacacccaaccaaacatagtGTAAGTGATAAGGGTTTTGTGAAATCCTCTAAAATGTTAATAGGTAAAAGAATTGGAGTGGGTTGAATGTATCTACTGAAATACCCCAATCCTTTTTTTGAAAGACCCGCATAGAAATATGCTACTGACGCGAGTAAAGCTAAAGCAACAGTAGTATTTATATCATTTGTGGGTGCGGCTAACTCTCCACGAGGTAATTGTATGATTTTCCAAGGTAACAAAGCACCCGACCaattagaaacaaaaataaatagagacATAGTTCCAATAAAGGGAACCCATGGACCATATTCTTGTCCAATATGAGTTTTGCTTACGTCTCAAATGAATTCAAGAACATATTCGAAGAAATTTTACCGGCAGTTGTAATGGTTTGTGGATTCCGAACAGCGATAATGGCGGAACCTAATAAGATAGCAATTACAACCCAAGAAGTAATAAGTACTTGGGGATGGACTTGGAAACCTGTTATTTGCCAATAGAAATGTTGGCCTACTTCCACACCGAGATATCGTATAACTGTTTAGTGCGTTTGATACACCATTCATATTACCCTCTAATGTAAATAGAACTTTACTTAAAAAAaggaattattttgatttaatcttctCTTGCCTActcaaattctatatttttgaCATCGATTTAAACGAATCACACAATATTCACAGCTTTTTTATCTCTTTTGTGCGATTCAGGATATAGTAACCGATTCCATAGATCTATGTAgttccaaaaaataatttatttatcttattattaatCAAGGATTTCATATATAGCTAGAACGACCCTCACAAATTGTGACTACTAATTTGTTAAGAAGTAATCGAATTGAAGCTATAGCATCATCATTTGTTCGAATCGAAATATCTGTCAGATCAGAATCGCTATTTGTATCGATTAAACAATTTGTTGGAATTACCAAAGTGATACATTCTCGTAGAGCCGTATATTCTTCTTGTTGATCAACGATGATTACAATATCAAGCAATCTCATCATATATTTAATCCGCCCAGATATGTTTGCAAGCGAGATAATTGTCTCTTCAACATAGCTACATTTCTTTTCAGAAGATGGTTGAGTCCCCCCGTCTTTTGTTCTGTTCTCAAGTCCCTGAACTTGTGAAGCCTCATTTTTGTAGTGGGCTAATTTGTCAACATAATGACATCGAGCCCTTATTACAGCCCGCGCCACCGAATCAGCGGCTTTATTTTTGGTACCAACAATTAAGAATTGTTTTCCTTACTTGTCGCATCAAAACCAAATCACAAGCTTCGATAAAAACGAGCGGTTCTAGTCGATTTGTAATATGAATACCCTTACGTTTTCGAGATATATGGCACCATTCTAGGATTCCATTTCCTAGTACCATGACCAAAATGAACTTCTGCTTCCAACATCTTTTCCAAATTTATGTTCCAATATCTTCTTGCCATTTCTGTTTGCTCttcccctctctctctctctctaagtaaaaaagagagagataaGACACCCTGGAATAAATAATAGTTCCAATGGAACATTCTCTTCTACCAGGGATTGGTCGTTTATCCACGAGCCAAGTCATTACTTTCTAATTGTTATTCTCTTTATTACTATTAACAAATTAACAACTCAAATGACCACAACAAATTATCTTAAGAATCATTAAATTCTATACTTATAAAAGAGCGGCCTGATGTATCATGTAAATTGTTTGAAATGTAAGAGTCAAATAATTCTCGGTGGTGGAAGAAAATATCTCTCATTTCTCCCCTGaaaaaaatctcttttttttttgtttccaaaaGAATGTTGTTATGTTGTCGTGACTGGTGCACTAATCCTTTGAATCCGGTACCGGTAGGTATCATACCCCCAAGCACAACGTTTTCTTTTAGGCCTTTCAACCAATCGATACGACCCTGGAGAGCAGCTTTTGCTAAAACTCGAGCAGTTTCTTGAAAACTTTGAGTGTTCAAAGATGCTCTCGTTATTCCCAATAAAACGGCTCGATAACAAATCTCTTCTTCTAAAGCACGCCTCATTCGTTCCGCTCGCAATAATCCAATCAGTTCCCCAGGTAAAAAAACATTAGACATTCCATCTTCTAAAACCAATActtttgatgttatttgatgTACAATAATTTCTATATGCCTATTATGGACCTGTACCCCCTGAGATCGATAAACCTTTTGGATCTTATTAACCAAAGAGAGACGACTTTGCACTATAGTTAGCTCAGCACCAATCACGAATCCCCAAGGAATTCCAAGAATTCTTGTTATACATTCGTTCCAACCCTCAATTCTCTTTTCTAGGTACATCGATATTGAATCAATCGAACGCACTTCATTATTACGATTACACGTCATTCTTATCCATTTCAATGAGAGAATGACAAATCTGATTTTTTTCCTCCTAATTTTCAGCTTTTTTCtcctgaaaaaaaaatcaaatccaactaaaaacactaaaaattaagagaaaaaaatctgatttgtcattctcccaTTGGAAAGGGATAAGGATGACGTTTTCATACAACCCTTTCTATAAAAAGTTATAGGAacataaatagttttttttttttctttttgc
The nucleotide sequence above comes from Gossypium raimondii isolate GPD5lz chromosome 13, ASM2569854v1, whole genome shotgun sequence. Encoded proteins:
- the LOC128036017 gene encoding DNA-directed RNA polymerase subunit beta''-like, encoding MTCNRNNEVRSIDSISMYLEKRIEGWNECITRILGIPWGFVIGAELTIVQSRLSLVNKIQKVYRSQGVQVHNRHIEIIVHQITSKVLVLEDGMSNVFLPGELIGLLRAERMRRALEEEICYRAVLLGITRASLNTQSFQETARVLAKAALQGRIDWLKGLKENVVLGGMIPTGTGFKGLVHQSRQHNNILLETKKKEIFFRGEMRDIFFHHRELFDSYISNNLHDTSGRSFISIEFNDS